From one Lolium rigidum isolate FL_2022 chromosome 4, APGP_CSIRO_Lrig_0.1, whole genome shotgun sequence genomic stretch:
- the LOC124648549 gene encoding uncharacterized protein LOC124648549, protein MAWTGSGTDRFLRRQPAGEDRISTLPDDLFLLVLRRLDTRTALGTGVLSSRWASLPRELPALDFNFFRVGDILPPRYHQWIRLHGDRGTHALNTDKKHIVPNIRRYERRAMRALASSVQSILDAPADDDRRVNRLSLQFFITSNSGCCMNRLIDKALDTWGVDDLEAVAKPTYWHSRQAHTFPSHGLCKEPRTSRLRRLKLGGCLLPPMHEYSALTTLILQDLPESTPTAAYEGVFTSCQQLQVLHLNSCGCSGDKIIVVDAPMSEIRELVVDHCAFHRIRLRALPSLERLASLQTKVYFESGSCPSLTQRKFALRLGTTHEGFRQCFKDYLELELDLFFQHTPDITNMIIRFTGPDRWFVPSSSPSLLLPNLRRLLVADVPSSWDVTWPRLLLEMAPSLEVLHIHITPCTEEPNDELSWQPTKRRQHHLKEFVMAGFEGTERQIYLVKFVMSVCTTLRRVILSKNGYARDKGHWDWEMVTPQYSWPDQEKDTMLKQIMDGVSSSTAHVHMV, encoded by the exons ATGGCCTGGACCGGGAGCGGGACGGATCGATTCCTTCGCCGGCAGCCCGCGGGCGAGGACCGAATCAGCACCCTCCCCGACGatctcttcctccttgtcctgcgCCGCCTCGACACTCGCACGGCCCTCGGCACCGGTGTTCTCTCCAGTCGCTGGGCCAGCCTCCCCCGGGAGCTCCCTGCCTTGGATTTCA ACTTCTTTCGTGTCGGCGACATACTCCCGCCGCGCTACCACCAATGGATCCGCCTCCACGGTGACCGCGGAACTCATGCACTCAACACCGACAAGAAGCACATCGTGCCTAACATCAGGAGGTACGAGCGCCGCGCCATGcgggccttggccagctccgTCCAAAGCATCTTGGATGCGCCGGCTGATGACGACCGGCGGGTCAATAGGCTGAGCCTCCAGTTCTTCATCACCTCCAACTCTGGCTGCTGCATGAACCGGCTAATCGACAAGGCCCTTGATACTTGGGGGGTGGATGATCTCGAGGCTGTTGCTAAGCCAACCTACTGGCACAGCCGGCAAGCACACACCTTTCCCAGCCATGGCCTGTGCAAGGAGCCCCGCACGTCACGCCTGCGAAGACTGAAGCTTGGAGGTTGCCTGCTCCCGCCGATGCACGAGTACAGCGCCCTCACTACACTCATCCTGCAAGACCTGCCGGAATCGACCCCCACAGCAGCCTACGAGGGTGTCTTCACCTCGTGCCAGCAGCTGCAGGTGCTTCACCTCAACTCCTGCGGCTGCAGTGGGGATAAGATCATCGTGGTCGACGCCCCCATGTCAGAGATCAGAGAGCTTGTTGTGGACCACTGCGCGTTCCACCGTATACGGCTCAGGGCTCTTCCTAGCCTTGAGCGCCTAGCATCTCTGCAAACTAAAGTGTACTTCGAGTCTGGCTCATGCCCCTCCCTCACGCAGCGGAAATTCGCCTTGCGCCTCGGTACCACTCATGAGGGATTCCGCCAATGTTTTAAGGATTATCTGGAGCTGGAGCTTGACCTGTTTTTCCAGCATACCCCGGACATAACCAACATGATTATCCGGTTCACTGGACCTGACAGATGGTTTGTGCCATCAAGCTCCCCGTCGTTACTGTTGCCTAATCTGAGGCGTCTACTTGTTGCCGATGTGCCTTCGTCTTGGGATGTCACATGGCCCCGTCTTCTCCTTGAGATGGCGCCGTCCCTCGAGGTTCTTCACATTCACATTACCCCTTGCACGGAGGAGCCCAATGATGAACTATCCTGGCAGCCCACCAAGCGTCGGCAACATCACTTGAAGGAGTTTGTGATGGCTGGTTTCGAGGGAACTGAAAGGCAGATTTACCTTGTCAAGTTCGTCATGTCAGTCTGCACAACATTGCGTCGGGTCATCTTGTCCAAGAATGGGTATGCTCGAGACAAGGGGCACTGGGACTGGGAGATGGTAACGCCGCAGTACTCATGGCCCGACCAAGAGAAGGATACTATGCTGAAGCAGATTATGGATGGTGTTTCTTCCTCGACTGCTCATGTTCATATGGTTTGA